The genomic DNA tattctttttttgcacttattgtattttttttattgcatttatttgagtgcaagacacagaaacaacattttgaataatattgtgaacaacaatatttgaaggaaaacagtagtggggagatggggaacaatgttttgtgtctccaaccGAGCCTTCTTtggagcagacccggagggaacAATGGGCTCTGCTTTCcacttcaaagggttgtgcccgtcAGGAGTGTTTTTGCTGCGCGTGCTGATATGCAGGTACCgatgaggcagcaggtatggggcttttagttggGCGCTGGCTCGAAACAAAGCaagggcataaagtgtctcatagcctgtgactgctgctgaatcGTGACGTAATGCTCAGCAACTTTATTCATAGAGCCGCtaaagaggccggctggagacactggcgcatccaacagagtggctttttccttatcactcatttctgtgaaggtcagccatatatgtcgaTCTAGAACTGCCAGGATGCCCATGGACTTGCtgatggcctgcgcagtgactttcaTAGTATGCAACACTAAGTCTGTAGTGGTGCAgactgcagagctctttgaatgtctccggatcgaagccgtgctcgtccatttgcctgaggagcttggcttgaaatatcTGGAGCACCGCCATTGTGTGGAgagctgatccagcttgtcctgctgcTGAGCAAGCTTGTCCCACCAGTGCGGACATTTGTCGACActgtttggaaggatgtatgggacGTGATGtcactcgctgggcagaggtgtgccgctaccacctcctccacagggggtaattgggcataaccgttttcttccctgtgatccacattaaagaggatggcgtcactgcaCGAGCGCCCCGAGAAGGGCGCGCAACAGGACTTAgatagttcgttatgaacttcggggGAAAATGGGGCAGATTTGCAGGACGCTGCCATTTGACGGCGTccagactgcaggaaccattcatcgaggcgagATTGTTCAGGTTCATCTGGGGGAGATCATTCAAGGTtaagctcttcgaccgcccttgtaaggacgtggagcatctccctgtcagtggcacaTGCACGTTCCTctccctcgctggggggaggggcgacagcatcatccactgaccactcgcttGATGCAGCGCGAGATATGACATcgtcattattatccccagcgtcagaaccgctgAACGAGACGAGGCCGCCCGCTCTTTCAGAAGGTTGAAACTCCTCTCGCACATAgcatatcggaaaacatgcgcttcggagagattgaggggctcgcggggcatgTGCTGCCATGaagaccacctcaaagtcatcctgctcaacctcgcggccccgccgtgcctcctcgtgtgaatcctcgggtatcacagaagaggcaggtggagggcgcgtgaggctgaatcgtccctcagaacgagggtgattcgTGAGCACAGCGTCTAGACTCAttccctcacagtgagggcagtctgtctccatgagagctgactctgcgtgggtgcggcccagacagttaacgcagctctcatgctgatctgattgcgggatgtgtctctcgcacaaggaacacttacggaacgacatctttaaaaatatgcGAAAATGTAAGTGacacttttagatatataaatgaatatatatttatatgtatatcacacaatatacaattgctttgtaagaaTACACAAAGAATCAGGATTCCACTGGAAtgttaatatacattgcagaatcgttgtcatttagaaatgagatcgCATGGGTGTCTGAATTGAGATCGCGATTTATCGTGCAGCTCTGCTCTACACTTATAACCATTGGAGCAACCAGGGGGTGAGTGTTTTTATACTTAACTTGCAACTACTGTGTCAACACCCCAGTTGCAAGAAACTTCTTAAAGGGAcagctcacccaaaattgaaaattctcaaagaagacactgattaaaccactggagtctaatggattacttttatgctccctttatatgctttttggagattcaaatttctggccaccattcacctgcattgtatggacctacagagctgagatattcttctaaaaatatttgtttgtgttcagcagaagaaagaaagtcatacacatctgggatggcatgagggtgaataaacgatgagagaattttcatttttgggtgaactatacctttaagttaagaaaaaccttagatataactttacaaccAGCACAGATCCTTAACTACCACGTGGCAACAATACcatgtaattattattgttttaaaccTATCCTATATACAAGAGATCAGCGGTCAGATTAGCTGGCACATTTTTTAACGACTTTATATAGTGTAAGTGTTGGAGCATGTAAAAAGATAGTAGTCTTTCAGCCCTTGAGAATTCAGCTCGAGGAGGGAGCTTTAACTAACTACCTCTAAAGCCCTAATAACACTCATCTGGAGGATTaaagaagtcagaagtttacgggCCTCTGGTGTCTTTGACAGCATGTGTACAGAGGAAAGCTGTCGGTAATCCTCCACGGCATGAGACTGCATAAAAGTTCAGCCTGACAGCCGAGAAATCCCGGACGCGAGAAGAcaccaaataaaaacaaacttaCGCACACCGTCTCGTTTGTGAATACGCTTATCGTACCTTCCACCATTTCTTCTATGTTATCGTCATCGCTATCCATGTTTGCGCTTCCTTTGTCGTTTATTAGAGGGATATTCTGTTTCTATATGCCTGGTGCAGAAGTTTTTTAGGAGCTCTGAACAGCCAGTCCCCGGCgcacagtgtctgacatcatcagCACCGACCGCACTGCATTCTGGTAAGTCCCGCCTCCTTCGTTCGGATTGGCTACTAACAACTGCGATTGGGCAGTTGAGAAGTCGTTCATATCGCTTTTGTAACCATAAACAGAAGTACATCATAGCGTATaagttgcagaaaaacaaacagccactaAGTTTGAAGTTCAGTACGAATTTTAAATGGTTAACATTAGACAAGACAAAACtatcacatgcatttaaataagTTGTTTACAGATTTGTCGATTGATATTATAATGGGGGCCATGTATCATCGCAGCTTCCAGTgtatgaacgtgtgtgtgtgtgtttttactctTTTCTGCCCTATACAAACTGATTGACCtatttactgtacagtatattccatACAGCTCAATGTATgatatttaaaacaatttcagagtaaactggtcaaggaaaacctcatttgattggttactagaagcaggtagacccgccttccccctcatgcttgcaaaactatttcagtgagaaatttgtggCAAAAGTGTGAGCGCGACAAAGGGAAgacggaacagtgtatatcggattatttctggaaaatatttatgccactaacacaagtcatttacacgtttgcagtagtttattttacacatacagactgattcaatcagttttgctgttcatgacacactttctttgcttgcatatcactgattgcaggtttgcaatattttggccatgtttatgcgcaaaaacagtgccaaaagtgtaagtgcggaaaaaaaaagaagtcagaagaccacatttactttgtgttaatatgaaattacagattcacaacacatgaattacacttatgcaaagcatttaagtattgctaatattttttttcttacacttgcaacttcatttacacctttacaaaacgttctgtgcgcatgcaatttatttttacgctttcACACATCTAACTCTgagcatgcaaatcatttaggcacaatTTTACCTTCATAGACTCGTTttaaagaaccggttcaaaagatcGATTTGCTCGAGAAACGGAGAAGAGAACATGCTGTCTAGCGTAGCGACAGCTCTAAATGATCAACTGGTTTTgtagatttatttaaattcagGTGGCATTGTCCAAGCTCAAAAACACGAAACATAATACCAACTCGTTGTCAATGCCAACTCAAATATGGTCCGAATAGTGGTCCAACTTGTAGTCCCACAAACATACCATGTCAACCGGTATTTTCAGATCTGTAGCTCTGTCATATAGGCGGAGCCTTCGGAATGATGAAATACTTACCTGACACGGATGTGGTGAGACTATCCAAAaagttttgttttcctctttggATTAGGCCCTATAGAAAATATGAGTTCGGATCTGCCAGTTCTCCTCGCAGCAGTGTCGGTACTGTCTGCTCTTCATATGGGTAATTATCTGTTatttaatcaatgtaaatatgatGTAAACAACGTTTCCTATGGACAAGGCTTTACCGCTTGTCACCCTGTCTTGTGAGGATTGTGTTCGCATTTAGGCTATTTTTGTGAAGGAGGCAAATACTATCATAATATAATAGCCTacataataatactaaaaaaaaaaaatatgtgcatgTGGATTTTAACTGTTGAATAGTATATGCCTTAAATCTAGTAACTTAAAACGTGAGTAATGGAGAAAGAAATGAGACCGTTGACCGCAAGCTCCCCAACCCGCTTTAATATATTAATCTGTAATCGAAAGATGAAAGGTCAGTTTGGCAGAAGTCAGTCATCTTTATAAAACGGAATTTAGTGACATATTGTTTTGATTAACAATGCCAAGACCAGAGAAATTTAGAAATCATTAACAATATCGGGAACACATCGATCAAAGCTTTTCTATTgttaaatgaaataatatttgATGTTAATAGGACTATATCAAGTTGTTTCAAAACTCTGTCACAGACATAACTCTAACATATATCAGAACTCATATCTTAACCAATTacatgaaattacatttattatagaCAAAAGGTGCCATAAAATTATACCCCAGATGAGTATTTCATTGTGTACTTTTCTTTTTAAGctttacttaaagctgaagtgtatcatTTCCGCGACTTGCGGCACCAAacgaattgcaaaaaataaacactgttatcaaacagctttctgaatatatTCCCGTCTcatattggtcaaacaaacagatagtcccacccccaactgacaccattggttgagtcaatgttattgtgtccCTTGAAACGGGTCACATAAAACAAgcagaggaattttcatagtgccacagacagtgtttactgtttttaagaaaattaacctatgaatggttcacttatagttgtttctgtaTATTAAGACGGGGTaggtgaaagtattttaacaccggaaaagttacacacttcagcttttaaatgATTATCAAGATAATACTATACCGGGAATCATAGGCTATGCCAGACCAATTACTATTTACGACTTGTAGCAATGCATGTGGAAAAACTGGCAGAATAagagtgtttacatttttttaggttttcaGGCAAGACGCGTGGGCTGGTCTAGGATGAAGCATAAAATTATGCCACCTTCTGTTACTGGACCAGCTGAGTTTGAAAGAACATTTCGTGCCCAGTAAGATCAATGAGCTTTGATATGAGGCTAAGAGATTATCATCTGCTTCAATATGCCTCTCATACATAACGCTTCAGATTACACACTTATCATTCAtataagaaatgtaaaaaaaatttttttaattagggtgacaaaGATGTCACATATAATCCTAACTTGAATATCTTAAATATGTCCACTATTTCTGTAGCCAGAATGGTGTTGAGTTTTATCCCATCTTCTTGGTGCTATTGTGGACCTCTGGCATCTTTTGCAATGAAGGTATGTTATACAGTACGTATTTATATAACAATGCTATAGTAATACAATTATGTTggatttcctcattaaaaatgagGAACTTCACACATCCTTAGTCTAATATAAGAACTCAATTTTCCCCTGATTTCACAGGACTTGCTGCTCTTGGAGGATTTCTGTATATTGTGGGAAGAGAGATATATTTTACTGGCTATATAAATGAAACCAAGAAAAGGTAATAACCAAAACATACTGGAAGTCATTATATGTAAGTTCTAAATTCTGTAACGTGTGCTTATTTTTGGTAAATGTGTGCTCATTACAGCTCAACCTTGTTTTTGTTTCTAGATTGCCAGGGTTTTACTTGGCGTTGTGTGTCATATTAATCCTATCTGTGATGGCCTCTGTTGGAATCATACAATCATTCTTGGACAAATATCTTGACATCGAACTGTTCTAAAGAAAGTGATGAATCCACATTTTGAAAATAGTTCATATCATTGCGATTTATCAGAAAACAGGCTCATGTAAAAAAGTCTTTCAACTTACTTTTGCATGTTTCaggtattttatatttttttgtgttttttttttttaaaccattgtgAATGAACATGTTTACAGAGAAGAAATGTAAATATTTCGAGTTTTGAACCTTAGAGGCATTTGTTGTTATGACATGTTTGTTACAGTaattattaatagtaatattaCCTGAACCAAAAATAATATTCTACTCAAACAGAGATTAAAATTACTCGATTTTGACAGATAGCTTTAGCAACATGTTATGTATTGCACCTTGCTCATTTGCTATGGTTTAAACTCATCACCATTTTGTGTAATtgatttattataataaaaaaatgataataataatttgctacatttatatagcacttttctagaaaCTCAAAgaactttacatagtatagggggaatctcctcaaccaccaccagagtGCAGCATCCATCTGGATGATGCGCGGCAGCCATaatgcaccagtacactcaccacacaccagcttttGGTGGAGAGGAAAATACaatgatgtagccaattcatatacaccaatcagccacaacataattatacagagtggttatctgagttaccatagactttgtcagttcaaaccagttttTGCTTGATACAGACAGTAATGCTTGATAAAGACATTAATAACACATAacaatggggggcctgggtagctcagtggtaacacacgctggctaccacccctggagttcgctagttcgaatcccagggcgtgctgagtgaccccagccaggtctcctaagcaaccaaattggccggttgctagtgagggtagagtcacatggggtaacctcctcgtggtcgctacaatgtggttcgttctcagtggggcgtgtggtgagttgagcgtggatgcttcGGTGGATGGCGTCAAGCCAcattgataagatgcacgggttggtagtctcagacgtggaggcagctgggattcaccctctgccacccagattgaggcgaatcactacgtgaccacaaggacttaaaagcgcattgggaattgggcattccaaattgggtgaaaaaggggaaaaataaaataaataaataaataaataacacataacaacaataataacaagaCTTTGAGTTTATTTCCTCAATTACACATTTATAGTTCTGTATACTGTATCCTTAAACCAAGAATATTCATTTCATCATAAATCAAGAAGAGAAAACTttcacaaaagagagagagagagagagaaatagcagGCTACATTTTCAAAGCACTGTTAAACACAGCTAGAAGATCACATGAAAGAACAACCAGGGGATCCCTATAAAGACAGCCCACTAGGCTCACCTGGATATGTCCCACAGCCAGCGGAGCCAGTAGTGGGATTTGATGTAGCTCCTATTGAGATAAGGcaagtggtaggaaaagccaggAAAACTTCAGCCCCAGGCCCAAACGGGATACCTTATAGGTTGTATGAGCAGTTCTTAAACTGTTTTGGAGACTACTGAGACTTGCCTGGAAGAAGCAGTGCATACCCCTGGAATGGTGAAGGGCAGTGGCCATCTTTATACCCAAAGAACAGGAATCCACCAACATAAGTCAGTTTTGGAGTATTGCTCTACTGAAtgtggagggaaagattttcttTTTGGTGGTAGCAAGGAGGATGTCTGATTACCTCCTGAAGAATGGATACATAGACACAAGCTGTCAAAAGGCAGGTGTACCAGGTTTTACTGGGTTTGTGGAGCAGGCATCAGTAATATGGGAGCAGATCAATTTGCCAAGAGAGACAAGAAAGACCTCCATGTAGTCTGGATGGATGGTCTGTATGAACCTGGCAAATGCCTATGGATCGGTTCTACACCAGCTCGTCAGCTATGCACTGGAGTTTTTCCATGAACCAGAGTGTATTAAGAGCTTGGTAGATAGCTACGATGGGGACCTGAAAATATGTAATGCAACACAGGAGTACATAACtggatggcagcaactggaaaaaggTATTGCCATGGGATTTTCAATCTCTCCCTTCCTGTTTACAGCTGCATTCGAGATCATCCTAATTGGTGCCAGACAGATGGCCTGAGGAATCCGTGCACAATCCGGGGAGAGATTGCCAGCGCTGTGCAGCTATAAGGATGATGTCACATGTATCCTCCAGACTGCTGCATGTACAAACAGACTCTCAAATAGGCTGGAAGAGCTTTGTATGGGCCAGGATGAAGATCAAGCCAGCAAAGTCAAGTAACCTTTCTATTCATAGTGATCAGATATCGTTTGAGGTGGATGGTGAAAGAATCCCAGTGCTGGCAGAGCAGCCCATTCGAAAtttagggagagaatacacagcagatctgTCAGATAAACAAATGGCAGGGTTGGTTCTGAAGCATCTGAAAGAGGGCCTGGATAAGATAGACAACTGTCATCTCCCAGGCAAATACAAGGTCTGGTGTCACCAATTTATATTGTGTCATTGCCTGAGTGGCTGCTAAAGATGTGTAAGATCACTGCAGCAGCAGTAGCAAGGTTGGGcaccaaggccaacagttacatCGGGAAGTGGCTGGGCTTGCCGCATTGTCTTTCAGAcgtagcattgtttggaagaaatgccttaCAACTGCCATTAAAGTCCATCACACTTGGTTACAAGCAGGTAAAGACCAGGCTTTCTTAGAACTAAGGGAAACAACAGACCAGTCAGTGAGGGCTTGTCAAGCCCAGGTCTGAACAGGCCGCACCTGATAGGCAGAGGAGGTtgtaaacaaggcagtttcaagAATGAAGCAGTAATagattgttggaagaacccaATCAGGATAGGGGATGactcccaaactgtggtcagcagcctctaaaaaacagaagaaagcgaTGGTAGTGACAGAAGTAACTAAGATAGAAGAGGAAGGGTATATGATTTgagcagtcagccagcagcagcaagggcaTGGACAGTATGGGAAGGTGCATTTAACAGAGTTTTAGGATGGGATAACCTGTGGAAGATACCCCAGGCCAAGCTAAGTTTTCTAAATTTTCTACGTTAAGTTTTTTTCTAATATGATCCACCTATGACACTCTTCCAAGCCCTGGAAATGTGTCTCTGTTGTATGGTAAAGAGGAGAGTTGTCTCCTCTGCAAGGCCCCAAGAGCAAATCTGTAGCACATGTTGGCTGGGCGCAAGACTGCCTTGGCACAAGAACGGTACAGGTGGCGGCATTATCAGGCTACATGAAAGCAGGCAGAGATCCTTGAGGTGTGTAGAATAAAGGCCAACAAAGGCCATCATGCTCCTCAGAGGAAGTACTGTAcattgagtttgttaaaaagggaggtgccgcACAAGGCTTGGCACGGAGGGAGGAAAGGTCTATCCTGGCAtatggaagtgattggtcaatggtggtcgACCTTGACTAGCAGCAAAAATGTCCTTCTGAGATGGCCATTACCTCATTGAGGCCGGACatacagttctgtgcaaaagttttaggcacttgcgaaaaatgttgcatagtgaggatgtcttcaaaaataatgccataaatagttttcatttatcagttaacatcatacaaagcccagtaaacataaaaaagctgaatcaatatttggtgtggtcacctttgcctttaaaacagcactaagtctcctaggtacacctggacacagtttttcttggttgttggcagataggatgtaccaagcttcttggagaattcaccacagttcttctgtttaggctgtctcaattgcttctgtctctttatgtaatcccaggctgactcgatgttcagtggagggctctgagggggcaatgccatctcttgcagagtgccctgttgttctattctaatctttcctctttgcaaaagtaatgtttgggagtctaaaatgtatttttcctattaacacactaaagttgaagatataaataaccatcttaagacaaatgattttgtgaaacatcttaagtgcctaaaacttttgcacagtattgtagtGTTATGGTTGGCATCACCTAGAACAGTCATAATGATTGAACTTACTGtcccatgggaagagggactggaggcagcctatgagaggaagaagctaaaatatgcacTTACCCTGTGGAGGTTAGGTGTCGAGGGTTTATTGGAATATCAATGCAGCACCTGTTGAAGAACATTGGTATCTTTGGATCAGCTTTGAAAAGGTCTTTGAAGGAAATGTCAGAGGAAGCAGAAAAAGGGAGCTTttggctatggttaagaaggaaggatgAAAAGTGG from Myxocyprinus asiaticus isolate MX2 ecotype Aquarium Trade chromosome 22, UBuf_Myxa_2, whole genome shotgun sequence includes the following:
- the mgst2 gene encoding microsomal glutathione S-transferase 2, yielding MSSDLPVLLAAVSVLSALHMGFQARRVGWSRMKHKIMPPSVTGPAEFERTFRAHQNGVEFYPIFLVLLWTSGIFCNEGLAALGGFLYIVGREIYFTGYINETKKRLPGFYLALCVILILSVMASVGIIQSFLDKYLDIELF